The following proteins are encoded in a genomic region of Ornithodoros turicata isolate Travis chromosome 6, ASM3712646v1, whole genome shotgun sequence:
- the LOC135397118 gene encoding mitochondrial import inner membrane translocase subunit TIM50-like, which translates to MALRNASMCLCRSTSNFARSSRLVSSFSKFDAARWKKTLQTNSFACFYGGHTQTIARYSVSSTSGSGPGLADSVLKQKIASEKGSKESANVPPDDQEKKKSDEFSKRAMKYTFIAFGAMFTGTAGFLILEWGKQPVDADGNKIEDEFSHMPSWKAHIYRAYREVANYNKMIKDPSREKLLPDPLTEPYYQPPYTLVLEMTGILVHPDWTYQTGWRFKKRPGVNFFLQQVGPPLFEVVIYTSEQGFTAYPILDTLDPQGYIMYRLFRDATRYMDGHHVKDLSCLNRDLSKVILVDWNKDSFRLNPSNALRLKKWEGNDDDRTLVDLAVFLRTVATSNVEDVRTVLEYYSEFDDPLEAFRENQRKLEEERQRMDQVQQATQDRSTLAKPWSERLWRRR; encoded by the exons ATGGCGCTTCGTAATGCCAGCATGTGTTTATGTCGAAGCACAAGTAATTTTGCGCGATCCTCAAGACTAGTTAGTTCCTTTTCAAAGTTTGATGCCGCGCGATGGAAGAAGACACTTCAGACGAACTCTTTCGCTTGTTTTTATGGCGGTCACACTCAAACTATCGCTAGGTATTCCGTCTCTTCCACCTCCGGTAGCGGACCCGGCTTGGCAGACTCGGTTTTAAAGCAGAAAATCGCCAGTGAAAAAGGGTCAAAAGAAAGCGCAAATGTGCCACCAGATGATCAAGAGAAAAAGAAGTCGGATGAGTTCTCCAAAAGGGCAATGAAATACACTTTTATTGCCTTCGGAGCTATGTTCACCGGCACGGCAGGTTTCCTAATCCTCGAGTGGG GTAAACAGCCCGTAGATGCAGATGGAAACAAA ATTGAAGACGAATTTAGTCACA TGCCAAGCTGGAAAGCCCATATTTACAGGGCGTACCGTGAAGTTGCCAACTACAACAAG ATGATCAAAGATCCATCACGCGAAAAGTTACTCCCGGATCCACTCACGGAGCCTTATTACCAACCTCCTTACACGCTGGTCCTCGAGATGACGGGCATACTAGTGCATCCCGATTGGACG TACCAGACAGGATGGCGCTTCAAGAAACGGCCTGGTGTCAACTTCTTTCTGCAACAAGTTGGACCTCCCCTTTTTGAAGTCGTCATCTACACTTCGGAACAGGGTTTC ACGGCTTACCCAATCTTAGACACACTGGATCCCCAGGGTTACATCATGTATCGCCTCTTCCGCGACGCCACTCGCTACATGGACGGACACCACGTCAAG GACCTCTCTTGTCTGAACCGCGACCTGTCCAAGGTGATCCTCGTCGACTGGAACAAGGACTCCTTCAGGCTCAACCCGTCCAATGCTCTACGGTTGAAGAAGTGGGAAGGGAACGACGATGACCGTACGCTCGTAGATCTAGCAGTGTTCCTCCGAA CCGTCGCCACGAGCAACGTGGAGGATGTTCGGACGGTTCTGGAGTATTACAGCGAGTTCGACGATCCTCTAGAAGCTTTCAGGGAAAACCAGAGGAAACTAGAG GAGGAAAGGCAACGAATGGACCAAGTGCAACAGGCAACTCAAGACAGAAGTACGCTTGCGAAACCCTGGTCCGAGAGGCTCTGGAGACGCCGCTAG